Proteins from a single region of Anastrepha ludens isolate Willacy chromosome 5, idAnaLude1.1, whole genome shotgun sequence:
- the LOC128864544 gene encoding phospholipase A1 member A, which produces MSFICRKYNNNIFATLLFHSFLLLSCHADHAVAQRKNDTNQVYVTESCLEKPYRCPHPKIQFYLYTRRTQQNPEFIDVLDDNALYYTHFNPRHPTKLIIHGFGGGRNNSPSPDLREAYFSIGDYNIIIVDYADAVKEPCLSQMEWAPRFGSLCISQLVKYLARHPRGVQPDDLHLIGYSVGAHIAGLIANYLKPNEGKLGRITALDPTIFFYAGTNNSRDLDSSDANFVDVLHTGAGILGQWHSSGHADFYVNGGTRQPACVGSPTLFQTLACDHTKVTPYFIESITTTRGFYAGPCPNLFTYLIGWCDPKDSEYVLMGEHVSHDARGNYYVTTNAKPPFARGFPGKGRSANNGEYQGVRR; this is translated from the exons TCGCTCAGCGTAAAAACGACACCAATCAGGTGTACGTGACCGAGTCATGTCTGGAGAAGCCATATCGTTGCCCTCATCCGAAAATACAATTCTACCTCTACACACGCCGTACCCAACAAAACCCCGAATTCATTGATGTGCTGGACGACAATGCGCTCTATTACACACATTTCAATCCGCGGCATCCCACCAAGCTCATCATTCATGGTTTCGGTGGCGGGCGCAATAATAGTCCCAGTCCAGATTTGCGCGAAGCCTACTTTAGCATAGGCGATTACAATATTATAATTGTAGATTATGCAGACGCGGTGAAGGAGCCCTGTCTCAGTCAAATGGAATGGGCTCCACGCTTTGGCAGTCTGTGCATCTCGCAACTGGTTAAATATTTGGCGCGTCACCCGCGTGGTGTGCAGCCAGATGATTTGCATTTGATCGGTTATAGTGTGGGCGCGCATATTGCTGGACTCATTGCCAACTATCTAAAGCCGAACGAAGGTAAGTTGGGACGGATCACCGCCTTGGACCCGACTATTTTCTTTTATGCGGGCACAAACAATTCGCGTGATTTGGACTCGAGTGATGCCAACTTTGTCGATGTGCTACATACGGGCGCCGGCATATTGGGTCAGTGGCATTCGAGCGGTCATGCGGACTTCTATGTAAACGGTGGCACGCGGCAGCCGGCTTGTGTGGGTTCACCGACGCTATTTC AAACTCTGGCCTGTGATCACACGAAGGTGACTCCTTACTTCATTGAATCGATAACAACGACGCGTGGTTTCTATGCTGGTCCTTGTCCGAATCTCTTTACTTACCTGATAGGTTGGTGTGACCCGAAGGACTCGGAATATGTGCTAATGGGTGAACATGTCTCGCATGA CGCTAGAGGAAATTACTACGTAACCACAAATGCCAAACCACCATTTGCAAGAGGCTTCCCGGGCAAAGGACGTTCCGCAAACAATGGCGAGTATCAAGGCGTGCGCAGATAA